The Mesorhizobium sp. M1D.F.Ca.ET.043.01.1.1 genome contains a region encoding:
- the msrB gene encoding peptide-methionine (R)-S-oxide reductase MsrB, with protein MNRRDFLWSGAAATALIIGTGAALRVGGAKPALAAETFEVVKTDAEWHAILSDAAFDVLRREGTEYPGTSPLLNEHRKGIFACAGCDLPVYPSETKFDSGTGWPSFWQEIPNAIGKTADRSLGMTRTEVHCRRCGGHLGHVFDDGPPPTGLRHCINGVALSFKPAAA; from the coding sequence ATGAACCGTCGCGACTTTCTCTGGAGCGGTGCCGCCGCCACTGCCCTCATCATAGGAACCGGAGCGGCGTTGCGCGTGGGCGGCGCCAAGCCGGCTCTGGCCGCCGAGACATTCGAGGTCGTCAAGACCGACGCCGAATGGCACGCCATCCTTTCGGATGCCGCCTTCGACGTGCTGCGCAGGGAGGGCACCGAATATCCCGGCACCAGCCCGCTGCTCAACGAGCACCGCAAGGGCATCTTCGCCTGCGCCGGCTGCGACCTGCCGGTCTATCCGTCGGAGACGAAGTTCGATTCCGGCACCGGCTGGCCGAGCTTCTGGCAGGAGATCCCCAACGCCATCGGCAAGACCGCGGACCGCTCGCTCGGCATGACCCGCACCGAGGTCCACTGCCGGCGCTGCGGCGGCCATCTCGGCCATGTCTTCGACGACGGCCCGCCGCCCACCGGCCTGCGCCACTGCATCAACGGCGTGGCGCTGAGCTTCAAGCCGGCTGCGGCCTGA
- a CDS encoding fasciclin domain-containing protein, giving the protein MRKLATLLLASTIGLSALGAVAYAANPMVGGAPMYAKKNIIENAVNSKDHTTLVAAVKAAGLVDTLQTPGPFTVFAPTNEAFAALPAGTVETLLKPENKDKLTKILTCHVIAAKAMAADVAKMAKADGGAHEVKTVGGCALTLKSEKGKVTVTDENGNVAHVTIADVRQSNGVIHVIDKVLLPKM; this is encoded by the coding sequence ATGCGTAAACTCGCCACCCTTTTGCTTGCCTCGACGATCGGTCTTTCCGCGCTCGGCGCCGTTGCCTATGCCGCCAATCCGATGGTCGGCGGCGCGCCGATGTATGCCAAGAAGAACATCATCGAGAATGCCGTGAATTCGAAGGACCACACCACGCTGGTTGCCGCCGTCAAGGCCGCCGGCCTCGTCGACACCCTCCAGACGCCCGGTCCGTTCACCGTCTTCGCACCGACCAACGAAGCCTTCGCGGCGCTTCCGGCCGGCACGGTCGAGACGCTGCTCAAGCCCGAGAACAAGGACAAGCTCACCAAGATCCTCACCTGCCATGTCATCGCCGCCAAGGCGATGGCCGCCGACGTCGCCAAGATGGCCAAGGCCGATGGCGGCGCGCATGAGGTCAAGACCGTCGGCGGCTGCGCGCTGACGCTGAAGTCGGAGAAGGGCAAGGTCACGGTGACCGACGAGAACGGCAATGTCGCTCATGTCACGATCGCCGACGTGCGCCAGTCGAACGGCGTCATCCACGTCATCGACAAGGTTCTTCTGCCGAAGATGTAA
- a CDS encoding anti-sigma factor, producing MTLAEDNGPERGGDDLLAAEYALGVLAADERQIASRRIDTETAFARLVDVWEVRFAPMAAAYAAVEPPASVKAAIDRRLFASSAAASAAPSAGLLGSLAFWRGLAAAALAALAVFVALPFANPPLPPPETRLVASLAADNSSVKYLAVYDAARQEVGLSLVSGERGAGKDFELWMIEGKNAPVSMGVIPAGQTARMTVSPSVQQKLAQGAVLAVSLEPAGGSPTGQPTGPVVAAGDLKGI from the coding sequence ATGACGCTGGCGGAAGACAACGGACCGGAACGCGGAGGCGACGACCTGCTCGCCGCCGAATACGCTCTCGGCGTTCTGGCCGCCGACGAACGCCAGATCGCGTCCCGCCGCATCGACACCGAGACGGCGTTCGCCCGCCTGGTCGATGTCTGGGAGGTCCGCTTCGCGCCGATGGCGGCCGCCTATGCCGCGGTCGAGCCGCCGGCTTCGGTCAAGGCGGCGATCGACCGGCGGCTGTTTGCCTCTTCGGCGGCCGCGTCTGCAGCCCCCAGCGCCGGCCTGCTGGGGAGCCTCGCCTTCTGGCGCGGACTTGCCGCCGCCGCGCTTGCTGCTTTGGCCGTCTTTGTCGCCCTGCCTTTCGCAAATCCGCCGTTGCCGCCGCCCGAGACCAGGCTGGTCGCCTCGCTCGCCGCCGACAACAGCAGCGTCAAATACCTCGCCGTCTACGACGCCGCCCGCCAGGAGGTCGGCCTGTCGCTGGTTTCCGGCGAGCGCGGCGCCGGCAAGGACTTCGAGCTGTGGATGATCGAGGGCAAGAACGCGCCGGTATCGATGGGCGTCATCCCTGCCGGCCAGACCGCGCGCATGACTGTTTCGCCGTCGGTCCAGCAGAAGCTGGCGCAAGGCGCCGTGCTCGCCGTCAGCCTCGAGCCGGCCGGCGGATCGCCGACCGGCCAGCCGACCGGCCCCGTCGTCGCCGCTGGCGACCTGAAGGGCATCTGA
- a CDS encoding sigma-70 family RNA polymerase sigma factor — translation MGPQDISKLIVRTSMKDRAAFDLLYKQTSGKLFGVCLRVLRDRGDAEEALQEVFVKIWTKADRFAVSDLSPISWLVAIARNHAIDRIRARRGPSANIDAALDVADPTPGPEAMAVAGGEAERIYHCLDELEKDRAAAVRGAYLNGESYAELAERHKVPLNTMRTWLRRSLLKLRECLER, via the coding sequence ATGGGGCCTCAGGACATCAGCAAGCTGATCGTCCGGACTTCGATGAAGGACCGGGCTGCGTTCGATCTGCTGTACAAGCAGACCAGCGGGAAACTTTTCGGCGTCTGCCTGCGTGTCTTGAGGGACAGGGGAGATGCGGAAGAAGCGCTGCAGGAGGTCTTCGTCAAGATATGGACGAAGGCGGACCGTTTCGCGGTTTCCGATCTGAGCCCGATTTCCTGGCTGGTGGCCATTGCGCGCAACCATGCGATCGATCGCATCAGGGCGCGGCGCGGTCCTTCTGCCAACATCGACGCAGCCCTCGACGTCGCCGACCCGACGCCGGGACCTGAGGCCATGGCTGTCGCGGGCGGCGAGGCCGAACGCATCTACCATTGTCTCGACGAACTCGAGAAAGACCGGGCGGCGGCCGTCCGGGGCGCCTATCTCAACGGCGAGAGCTATGCCGAGCTGGCGGAGCGCCACAAGGTTCCGCTGAACACGATGCGGACTTGGCTGCGGCGAAGCCTGCTCAAACTGAGAGAATGTCTGGAAAGATGA
- a CDS encoding amidase — MSIERVLWEQDATGLAELVRNGEISPQELVDAAIARAEATRPDINAIATPLYDAARARAKAVDRNLPLAGVPFALKDLGIGIKGVPIHGGSRIPAFTADYNSVMVERYLAAGLIPIATSTSPEHGLRLMTESARFGITRNPWNTGHTSGGSSGGSAALVAAGVVPAAHASDGGGSIRVPSACSGLVGLKTSRGRVPLTPFVSESWYGMVVDHAVSRSVRDTALLLDLTHGADPLSPYAARAPKGSFAAAAARDPGKLSLAVYRRSPLGLPISAETLQALDTAVALAREGGHTVEEIGLPYIGRDFIADFCRSVALAVAGMMRAEAVRVGRPVSGEVERATRVLGRLGEMLSAGEVYDAVQRLNATSRRMIEETARFDAVLMPIIAHPPLACGAMDPKGADELVENLLDKLHLTGLLKIKSFFGQLMDKSLWFTHWPAIHNVSGQPSIAMPVHVTEAGLPLGIQAAGRPGDEETLLSFAAQMEKISGWLKRRAPLKAPG, encoded by the coding sequence ATGTCGATCGAACGCGTGCTTTGGGAACAGGATGCGACCGGACTTGCCGAGCTTGTGCGCAACGGGGAGATCTCGCCGCAGGAACTGGTCGACGCGGCGATCGCGCGCGCCGAGGCGACAAGGCCCGACATCAACGCCATTGCCACGCCGCTCTACGACGCCGCCAGGGCCCGGGCGAAAGCGGTCGACCGCAACCTGCCGCTTGCCGGCGTGCCTTTCGCGCTGAAGGATCTCGGCATCGGCATCAAGGGCGTGCCGATCCATGGCGGCAGCCGCATCCCGGCCTTCACGGCGGATTACAACTCGGTGATGGTCGAGCGTTATCTGGCAGCGGGCTTGATCCCGATCGCCACCAGCACCTCGCCCGAGCACGGGCTGCGGCTGATGACGGAATCGGCCCGCTTCGGCATCACCCGCAACCCCTGGAATACCGGCCACACCAGCGGCGGCTCGTCGGGCGGATCGGCGGCGCTTGTGGCGGCGGGCGTGGTGCCGGCCGCGCATGCCTCCGACGGCGGCGGCTCGATCCGCGTGCCTTCGGCCTGCAGCGGCCTCGTTGGATTGAAGACGTCGCGCGGCCGCGTGCCGCTGACGCCGTTTGTCAGCGAGAGCTGGTACGGCATGGTCGTCGACCACGCCGTCAGCCGCTCGGTGCGCGACACGGCGCTTCTGCTCGACCTGACGCACGGCGCCGATCCATTGTCGCCCTATGCGGCACGGGCACCGAAAGGCTCATTTGCCGCCGCCGCGGCGCGCGATCCGGGCAAGCTCAGCCTCGCCGTCTACCGCAGGTCGCCGCTCGGCCTGCCGATCTCGGCCGAGACGCTTCAAGCGCTCGACACGGCAGTGGCGCTGGCGCGCGAGGGCGGGCACACGGTGGAGGAGATTGGCCTGCCCTATATCGGCCGCGACTTCATCGCCGATTTCTGCCGGAGCGTCGCCTTGGCGGTCGCAGGCATGATGCGGGCCGAAGCGGTGCGCGTCGGCCGCCCCGTCAGCGGCGAGGTCGAGCGCGCGACGCGCGTGCTCGGCCGCCTCGGCGAAATGCTGTCCGCGGGCGAAGTCTATGACGCGGTACAGCGTCTCAACGCCACCTCGCGACGGATGATCGAAGAGACCGCGCGCTTCGATGCCGTGCTGATGCCGATCATCGCCCACCCGCCGCTCGCCTGCGGCGCGATGGACCCTAAGGGCGCCGACGAGCTCGTCGAAAACCTGCTCGACAAATTGCACCTCACCGGGCTGCTCAAGATCAAATCATTTTTCGGCCAGCTGATGGACAAGAGCCTGTGGTTCACCCACTGGCCGGCGATCCACAATGTCAGCGGCCAGCCCTCGATCGCAATGCCGGTGCATGTCACCGAAGCCGGCCTGCCGCTCGGCATCCAGGCCGCCGGGCGGCCCGGCGACGAGGAGACGCTTTTGTCCTTCGCCGCGCAGATGGAGAAGATTTCGGGGTGGCTCAAGCGGCGGGCGCCGCTCAAGGCGCCCGGCTGA
- the argB gene encoding acetylglutamate kinase, translating into MTDIAATAEMQAALLSRALPYMQRYENKTVVVKYGGHAMGDNELGKAFARDIALLKQSGVNPIVVHGGGPQIGAMLNKMGIESKFEGGLRVTDQKTVEIVEMVLAGSINKEIVALINAEGEWAIGLCGKDGNMVFAEKARKTMIDPDSNIERVLDLGFVGEPVEVDRTLLDLLARSEMIPVLAPVAPGRDGHTYNINADTFAGAIAGACRASRLLFLTDVPGVLDKNKKLIDELTVAEARALIKDGTVSGGMIPKVETCIEAIERGVEGVVILNGKTPHSVLLELFTEHGAGTLIVP; encoded by the coding sequence ATGACGGACATCGCCGCCACCGCCGAAATGCAGGCCGCGCTGCTCTCCAGGGCGCTGCCCTACATGCAGCGCTACGAGAACAAGACCGTGGTGGTGAAGTATGGCGGCCATGCCATGGGCGACAACGAGCTCGGCAAGGCCTTCGCCCGCGACATCGCGCTGTTGAAGCAATCGGGCGTCAACCCGATCGTCGTGCATGGCGGCGGACCGCAGATCGGCGCCATGCTCAACAAGATGGGCATCGAATCCAAATTCGAGGGCGGCCTGCGCGTCACCGACCAGAAGACGGTCGAGATCGTCGAGATGGTGCTGGCCGGCTCGATCAACAAGGAGATCGTGGCGCTGATCAACGCCGAGGGCGAATGGGCGATCGGGCTCTGCGGCAAGGACGGCAACATGGTGTTCGCCGAAAAGGCGCGCAAGACGATGATTGACCCGGATTCCAACATCGAGCGGGTGCTCGATCTCGGCTTCGTAGGCGAGCCCGTCGAGGTCGACCGCACGCTGCTCGATCTGCTCGCGCGCTCGGAGATGATCCCGGTGCTGGCGCCGGTAGCGCCGGGCCGCGACGGCCATACCTACAACATCAACGCCGACACCTTTGCCGGGGCGATCGCCGGCGCCTGCCGCGCCTCGCGCCTCTTGTTCCTCACCGACGTGCCCGGCGTGCTCGACAAGAACAAGAAGCTGATCGACGAGCTGACGGTCGCCGAGGCCAGGGCGCTGATCAAGGACGGCACCGTGTCGGGCGGCATGATCCCGAAGGTCGAGACCTGCATCGAGGCGATCGAGCGCGGCGTCGAAGGCGTCGTCATCCTCAACGGCAAGACGCCGCATTCGGTGCTGCTCGAACTCTTCACCGAGCACGGCGCCGGCACGCTGATCGTGCCGTAA
- a CDS encoding class I SAM-dependent methyltransferase — translation MALNPDLKIDEASLITSTLIKKHKAASAETVDAVELKARAAQLALVLDLAHQAFTRQEPAGQIVERLAGRLHELRRDVAPDLWQELIPLAQQHRVAAYLRQDPFTRWSFEKPRGYSGDATLLDIYYKHPSADEIVASSSDLGREIFAYTSEAASSMAGRERREILAKTVDETAARVENAEVLAIACGHLREAELSKALAGKRLKRWIGLDQDPVSVGTVNRDLAGTVVEAMDGSVRGLLRRAYPLGTFDLVYASGLYDYLPLPVGARLLQRAMELVKPDGEFLFANFSDEITTDGYMETFMDWPLILRSASDMWDIINAAVDKNHADAEVYYGSNRNIVYGKIRKRGDLGAPA, via the coding sequence ATGGCGCTCAATCCGGACTTGAAAATCGATGAAGCAAGCCTCATCACGTCGACATTGATCAAGAAGCACAAGGCGGCGTCCGCGGAGACCGTCGACGCCGTCGAGCTCAAGGCGCGGGCGGCCCAGCTCGCCCTCGTGCTGGACCTCGCCCACCAGGCTTTCACGCGCCAGGAGCCTGCAGGGCAAATCGTCGAACGCCTGGCGGGTCGACTGCACGAATTGCGCCGCGACGTCGCTCCGGACCTGTGGCAGGAACTGATCCCGCTGGCCCAGCAGCACCGCGTGGCTGCATATCTGAGACAGGATCCGTTCACGCGCTGGTCCTTCGAGAAGCCGCGCGGCTATTCGGGCGACGCGACGCTGTTGGACATCTACTACAAGCATCCGAGCGCCGACGAGATCGTGGCGTCATCGAGCGACCTTGGCCGCGAGATCTTTGCCTATACGAGCGAGGCGGCAAGCTCGATGGCGGGGCGCGAGCGCCGCGAGATACTGGCCAAAACGGTCGACGAGACGGCTGCGCGGGTGGAAAATGCCGAGGTGCTGGCAATCGCTTGCGGCCATTTGCGGGAAGCCGAGCTCTCGAAGGCGCTGGCCGGCAAAAGACTGAAGCGCTGGATCGGCCTCGACCAGGACCCGGTTAGCGTCGGCACGGTCAACCGCGACCTCGCCGGCACGGTCGTGGAAGCCATGGACGGGTCCGTGCGCGGCCTGCTGCGGCGCGCCTACCCGCTCGGCACGTTCGATCTCGTCTATGCGTCCGGCCTGTACGATTACCTGCCGCTGCCCGTCGGCGCGCGCCTGCTTCAGCGGGCCATGGAACTGGTCAAGCCGGACGGCGAATTCCTGTTCGCCAATTTCAGCGACGAGATCACGACCGACGGCTACATGGAGACCTTCATGGACTGGCCGCTCATCCTGCGTTCGGCGAGCGACATGTGGGACATCATCAATGCCGCGGTGGACAAGAACCACGCCGACGCCGAGGTCTACTACGGATCGAACAGGAACATCGTCTACGGCAAGATCCGCAAGCGCGGGGATCTCGGGGCGCCGGCTTAA